A genomic window from Paramormyrops kingsleyae isolate MSU_618 chromosome 23, PKINGS_0.4, whole genome shotgun sequence includes:
- the zftraf1 gene encoding zinc finger TRAF-type-containing protein 1 isoform X1: protein MSSLEERGDVGVGAAAGSSSASVGVGAVGGALEAVAGGPVLAGMQEEAGLRREGSGPESDPDAPPKKRVRLPEGESGKLEERLYSVLCCTVCLDLPKASVYQCTNGHLMCAGCFIHLLADSRLKEEQATCPNCRCEISKSLCCRNLAVEKAVSELPCDCGFCMKQFPRSSLERHQKEECQDRVTQCKYKRIGCPWQGPFHELTAHEADCSHPTKTGNELMGILDEMDQSHRKEMQLYNSIFSLLCFEKIGFTEVQFRPYRTDDFITRLYYETPRFTVLNQTWVLKARVNDSERNPNLSCKRTLSFQLILKSKVNSALECSFLLLKGPYDDVKIKPVIYHHVFSNDTNETDYVPLPIIDSVECNKLLAAKNINLRLFIFQIQK from the exons ATGTCTTCCCTGGAAGAGCGGGGAGACGTAGGAGTCGGGGCAGCTGCCGGCTCTTCCTCGGCCAGTGTAGGTGTCGGTGCGGTGGGTGGTGCCCTGGAAGCTGTCGCGGGGGGGCCCGTGCTGGCCGGAATGCAGGAGGAGGCCGGGCTGCGGAGAGAGGGCTCCGGGCCCGAGTCTGACCCGGACGCGCCGCCCAAGAAGCGAGTGAGACTCCCGGAAGGCGAGTCAGGGAAATTGGAGGAGAGATTGTATTCCGTACTCTGCTGCACGGTGTGCCTAGACCTACCCAAAGCGTCCGTCTATCAG tgCACGAACGGCCACCTGATGTGTGCTGGCTGCTTCATCCACCTGCTGGCGGACTCGCGCCTGAAGGAGGAGCAGGCCACCTGCCCCAACTGCCGCTGCGAGATCAGCAAGTCGCTGTGCTGCCGCAACCTGGCGGTGGAGAAGGCCGTCAGCGAGCTGCCCTGCGACTGCGGCTTCTGCATGAAGCAGTTCCCCCGCAGCAGCCTGGAGCGCCACCAGAAGGAGGAGTGCCAGGACAG gGTGACCCAGTGCAAGTACAAGCGCATTGGCTGCCCGTGGCAGGGCCCCTTCCACGAGCTGACGGCACACGAGGCGGACTGCAGCCACCCGACCAAGACTGGCAACGAGCTGATGGGCATCCTGGACGAGATGGACCAGTCGCACCGCAAGGAGATGCAGCTCTACAACAGCATCTTCAGCCTGCTCTGCTTCGAGAAGATCGGCTTCACAG AGGTGCAGTTCCGGCCCTACCGCACGGACGACTTCATCACCCGCCTGTACTACGAAACTCCCCGCTTCACAGTGCTCAACCAGACCTGGGTGCTGAAGGCACGTGTCAACGACTCGGAGCGCAACCCCAACCTGTCCTGCAAGCGCACGCTGTCCTTCCAGCTGATCCTGAAGAGCAAGGTCAACTCGGCCCTGGAGTGTtcctttctgctgctgaaggggCCCTACGACGACGTCAAGATCAAACCTGTCATCTACCACCACGTCTTCAGCAACGACACCAACGAGACCGACTACGTGCCGCTGCCCATCATCGATTCCGTGGAGTGCAACAAGCTGCTGGCGGCCAAGAACATCAACCTCCGCCTCTTCATCTTCCAGATACAGAAGTAa
- the zftraf1 gene encoding zinc finger TRAF-type-containing protein 1 isoform X2 — translation MCAGCFIHLLADSRLKEEQATCPNCRCEISKSLCCRNLAVEKAVSELPCDCGFCMKQFPRSSLERHQKEECQDRVTQCKYKRIGCPWQGPFHELTAHEADCSHPTKTGNELMGILDEMDQSHRKEMQLYNSIFSLLCFEKIGFTEVQFRPYRTDDFITRLYYETPRFTVLNQTWVLKARVNDSERNPNLSCKRTLSFQLILKSKVNSALECSFLLLKGPYDDVKIKPVIYHHVFSNDTNETDYVPLPIIDSVECNKLLAAKNINLRLFIFQIQK, via the exons ATGTGTGCTGGCTGCTTCATCCACCTGCTGGCGGACTCGCGCCTGAAGGAGGAGCAGGCCACCTGCCCCAACTGCCGCTGCGAGATCAGCAAGTCGCTGTGCTGCCGCAACCTGGCGGTGGAGAAGGCCGTCAGCGAGCTGCCCTGCGACTGCGGCTTCTGCATGAAGCAGTTCCCCCGCAGCAGCCTGGAGCGCCACCAGAAGGAGGAGTGCCAGGACAG gGTGACCCAGTGCAAGTACAAGCGCATTGGCTGCCCGTGGCAGGGCCCCTTCCACGAGCTGACGGCACACGAGGCGGACTGCAGCCACCCGACCAAGACTGGCAACGAGCTGATGGGCATCCTGGACGAGATGGACCAGTCGCACCGCAAGGAGATGCAGCTCTACAACAGCATCTTCAGCCTGCTCTGCTTCGAGAAGATCGGCTTCACAG AGGTGCAGTTCCGGCCCTACCGCACGGACGACTTCATCACCCGCCTGTACTACGAAACTCCCCGCTTCACAGTGCTCAACCAGACCTGGGTGCTGAAGGCACGTGTCAACGACTCGGAGCGCAACCCCAACCTGTCCTGCAAGCGCACGCTGTCCTTCCAGCTGATCCTGAAGAGCAAGGTCAACTCGGCCCTGGAGTGTtcctttctgctgctgaaggggCCCTACGACGACGTCAAGATCAAACCTGTCATCTACCACCACGTCTTCAGCAACGACACCAACGAGACCGACTACGTGCCGCTGCCCATCATCGATTCCGTGGAGTGCAACAAGCTGCTGGCGGCCAAGAACATCAACCTCCGCCTCTTCATCTTCCAGATACAGAAGTAa
- the dclk3 gene encoding serine/threonine-protein kinase DCLK3, with protein MRTASEQGASGRGKVMMPPWKSVRSGQASCPKWKHPGQHTTFPKSIVSQDRWHGECRSRPGCAPLPPCRSQHLRSCRLDDPHRPSAGRFAFLSTHAEDSPMRPKIVTVVRPGGGAPLRKITILLNRRAVQTFEQLVADISVALGLPRWKNDRVRRLFGLWGGEIRSVSDFFRNDDIFVAAARDRPPVAEVQAVLEELFPGDVCFHGAVLRAWEILLWAPAKASKADSGFHEEPEADRGLQAREPGNSIRRPRDRAERDGQNARDRTRKWDRARREGQKDEQLRVRRPNKAERPGGHVEEAPGTCCRECGRAGVQGTPLAPGGRRGARAMAETGTCGEGRKSGCHGIGEWPQAGRAGGEDDQQRPKEPAATAVRPTQTSDERKKEKSRETGEKVKSPATRLRSADGQGEGLAGNPTNECQEEETCRQAAGRPRGDLTHPLQSVKGGPAKNKVTAEGKAETGPEASLPGHLASGAGHSQADIECHYEMGRVIGDGNFATVRECWVRAGGVEAPLFAMKIIDRAKLRGKEHMLQNEVSIASGLSHPNVVHLLQHYETAEHVFLLMELVRGGDLFDAITECGRFSEVSSAHMLGDLCGALDYIHSRSIVHRDLKPENLLVQRNADGSTTLKLADFSLAMVVTEPIFTVCGTPTYVAPEILAEKGYGLPVDMWATGVITYVLLCGFPPFRSRGKDQDELFQLIQRGLYEFLPPYWDSISPDAKDFTSELLLVDVQRRLTARAALQHPWLQSKGQLCHRGHQSTGE; from the exons ATGCGGACAGCATCTGAGCAGGGAGCGTCAGGCAGAGGGAAGGTTATGATGCCCCCGTGGAAATCGGTGCGCTCCGGCCAAGCGTCATGTCCGAAATGGAAACACCCCG GACAACACACGACTTTTCCCAAAAGCATCGTGTCCCAGGATAGATGGCATGGGGAATGCCGGTCCCGGCCCGGCTGCGCTCCGCTCCCTCCCTGCAGGTCTCAGCACTTGCGGTCCTGCCGACTGGACGATCCGCACCGGCCCAGTGCTGGCAGGTTTGCCTTCCTCAGTACACATGCAGAGGACAGCCCCATGCGGCCAAAGATTGTGACGGTGGTGCGGCCAGGGGGGGGCGCTCCGCTGAGGAAGATCACCATCCTCCTGAACAGGCGTGCAGTGCAGACCTTCGAGCAGCTGGTGGCGGACATCTCCGTGGCGCTGGGCCTCCCGCGGTGGAAGAACGACCGTGTCCGCAGACTCTTTGGCCTCTGGGGCGGCGAGATCCGCAGCGTGTCCGACTTCTTCCGTAACGACGACATCTTCGTGGCCGCGGCCAGGGACAGGCCGCCTGTGGCAGAGGTGCAAGCCGTGCTGGAGGAGCTCTTCCCGGGGGACGTGTGTTTCCACGGGGCCGTCCTGCGAGCTTGGGAGATACTGCTCTGGGCACCGGCGAAGGCCTCCAAGGCAGACAGCGGCTTCCACGAGGAGCCAGAGGCCGATCGGGGACTGCAAGCCAGGGAGCCGGGAAACAGCATCCGGAGACCCAGGGACAGAGCTGAACGGGATGGGCAGAATGCCCGGGATCGGACCCGGAAGTGGGATCGAGCGAGACGGGAAGGGCAGAAGGACGAGCAGCTGCGGGTGAGGAGGCCCAACAAGGCCGAGAGACCGGGGGGACATGTGGAGGAGGCCCCTGGCACCTGCTGCAGGGAGTGTGGAAGGGCCGGGGTCCAGGGCACCCCGCTCGCTCCAGGAGGAAGGCGAGGAGCACGGGCCATGGCGGAAACCGGTACATGCGGTGAGGGGAGGAAGAGCGGCTGTCATGGGATTGGGGAGTGGCCACAGGCTGGAAGGGCCGGCGGAGAAGATGACCAGCAAAGGCCGAAGGAGCCAGCAGCCACTGCAGTGCGTCCCACACAAACCAGTGATGAGAGGAAGAAAGAGAAGAGCAGAGAAACCGGCGAGAAGGTGAAGAGTCCTGCTACACGTCTGCGCTCTGCTGACGGCCAAGGTGAAGGCCTGGCTGGGAATCCCACTAACGAATGTCAGGAAGAGGAAACCTGCAGGCAGGCAGCTGGGAGGCCCAGGGGGGACCTGACACACCCCCTACAGAGTGTGAAGGGTGGCCCAGCGAAGAATAAGGTGACGGCGGAAGGCAAGGCAGAGACGGGGCCGGAGGCCAGCCTCCCAGGCCACCTGGCGTCCGGAGCGGGCCATTCCCAGGCGGACATTGAGTGCCACTATGAGATGGGTCGCGTCATCGGGGACGGGAACTTCGCCACGGTGAGGGAGTGCTGGGTGCGCGCCGGGGGGGTGGAAGCCCCCCTGTTTGCTATGAAAATCATCGACCGTGCAAAGCTGCGTGGCAAAGAGCACATGCTCCAGAACGAGGTGTCCATTGCATCCGGCCTCTCGCACCCCAACGTGGTGCACCTGCTCCAGCACTATGAGACAGCTGAGCACGTCTTCCTGCTCATGGAGCTCGTCCGCGGCGGCGACCTTTTCGATGCCATTACAGAGTGCGGCAGGTTCTCAGAGGTGAGCAGTGCCCACATGCTGGGTGACCTGTGCGGAGCGCTGGACTACATCCATTCCAGAAGCATCGTGCACAGAGACCTGAAGCCAGAGAACCTGCTG GTGCAGCGCAATGCCGACGGCAGCACCACACTGAAGCTGGCCGACTTCAGCCTGGCCATGGTGGTGACGGAGCCCATCTTCACCGTCTGCGGCACGCCTACCTACGTGGCCCCGGAGATACTTGCGGAAAAAG GTTACGGGCTGCCAGTGGACATGTGGGCTACAGGGGTGATTACATACGTCCTGCTGTGTGGCTTTCCCCCCTTCCGGAGCAGGGGGAAGGATCAAGACGAGCTGTTTCAGCTCATCCAGCGAGGGCTGTACGAATTTCTGCCTCCATACTGGGACAGCATTTCTCCTG ATGCCAAAGACTTTACCAGCGAGCTGCTCCTGGTGGATGTGCAGAGGCGGCTGACAGCCAGGGCGGCGCTCCAGCACCCGTGGCTGCAGAGCAAAGGCCAGCTGTGCCATCGAGGTCACCAGAGCACTGGAGAATGA